A stretch of Mesorhizobium sp. M2A.F.Ca.ET.046.03.2.1 DNA encodes these proteins:
- a CDS encoding creatininase family protein gives MAKRRVWWGDYRTTEYASIDAEATIAVLAVAAIEQHGPHLPVSTDTSIMMGMLETVIARLPDDLDIRILPVQAVGKSNEHLHAPGTLTLPATTLADAWTELGLSIARAGVRKLIIVNSHGGNEEIMGIISRELRVRAKMLSVKTSWQRFGRPAGMYTELEDRHGIHGGDVETSLMLHFRPDLVDMSKADNFVSNVARAEQEFALLRHTGTHAFAWIASDLNPNGVVGDASIATAEKGRLTAEHQADGFINLVKDVRKAKLSEWLS, from the coding sequence GTGGCCAAAAGACGTGTGTGGTGGGGCGATTACCGGACGACCGAATACGCCTCGATCGACGCCGAGGCGACGATTGCCGTGCTGGCGGTGGCGGCGATCGAGCAGCATGGCCCTCACCTTCCGGTCTCGACCGACACCTCGATCATGATGGGCATGCTGGAGACGGTGATCGCGCGGCTGCCCGACGATCTCGACATCCGCATCCTGCCGGTGCAGGCGGTCGGCAAGTCGAACGAGCACCTGCATGCGCCGGGAACGCTCACTCTGCCCGCCACGACCTTGGCCGACGCCTGGACCGAGCTTGGGCTGTCGATCGCGCGCGCCGGGGTGAGAAAGCTGATCATCGTCAATTCGCATGGCGGCAATGAAGAGATCATGGGCATCATCTCGCGCGAATTGCGTGTGCGCGCCAAGATGCTGTCGGTGAAGACGAGCTGGCAGCGCTTCGGCCGCCCGGCCGGCATGTATACCGAGCTCGAAGACCGTCACGGCATCCATGGCGGCGATGTCGAGACCTCGCTGATGCTGCACTTCCGGCCCGACCTCGTCGACATGAGCAAGGCCGACAATTTCGTCTCCAATGTCGCCCGCGCCGAACAGGAATTCGCCCTGCTGCGCCACACCGGAACGCATGCCTTCGCCTGGATCGCCAGCGACCTCAACCCCAACGGCGTGGTCGGCGATGCCTCGATCGCCACCGCCGAGAAGGGTCGGCTCACCGCCGAGCATCAGGCAGACGGGTTCATCAATCTGGTGAAAGACGTCCGTAAGGCAAAGCTTTCAGAATGGCTGTCCTAG
- a CDS encoding RidA family protein, whose translation MLKYLAPKAIKPPFARYSHGVEIPAGKRLVLCSGQLGISPDDAVPEDAGAQTELCFKNIAAILSEAGLTLNDIVRINAFVTDRAHLQPYMDVRNRLFSDPAPASTLMIVSGFARPEFKVEVEVLAAG comes from the coding sequence ATGCTGAAATACCTCGCCCCCAAGGCCATCAAGCCGCCCTTCGCCCGCTACAGCCACGGCGTTGAAATCCCCGCCGGAAAACGCCTGGTGCTGTGCTCCGGACAGCTGGGCATCAGCCCGGACGATGCCGTACCGGAGGATGCGGGGGCCCAGACGGAGCTTTGCTTCAAGAACATAGCCGCGATCCTCAGCGAAGCCGGGCTCACCTTGAACGACATTGTGCGCATCAACGCCTTCGTCACCGATCGTGCCCACCTGCAGCCCTATATGGATGTCCGCAACCGGCTCTTTTCCGATCCGGCGCCGGCCTCTACGCTGATGATCGTCTCCGGCTTCGCCCGCCCGGAATTCAAGGTCGAGGTGGAGGTTTTGGCGGCAGGATAG
- a CDS encoding ABC transporter substrate-binding protein produces MIGNGKILAGSIALLVAGTLAAAANEKVTFGTNWLAEPEHGGYYQAVADGTYAACGLDVTIMQGGPQVSGRPMLLAGKIDFYMGGNLLSAFDAVQQGIPMRVVAADFQKDPQVLMSQPGQGLDKWEDLKNADQYILGDEGAQTFFQWMVTELGFDAAKRVPYTFNPAPFIANKKSIQQGYVTSEPFAVQKAGGFVPNQFLLADYGWETYATTVEVMQDTIDKRPEVVQCFVDGSAKGWYNYLYGDNKAANDMIKKDNPDMTDEQIAFSIEQLKKFGVVDSGDSEKLGIGAMTDARIQSFYDKMVKAKVAQPGIDIKKAYTLAFINKGVGLELKK; encoded by the coding sequence ATGATCGGAAATGGGAAGATCCTGGCGGGGTCGATCGCCTTGCTGGTGGCGGGCACGCTGGCTGCTGCCGCGAACGAGAAGGTAACGTTCGGCACCAACTGGCTGGCCGAGCCGGAGCATGGCGGCTACTATCAGGCCGTTGCCGACGGCACCTACGCCGCCTGCGGCCTCGATGTCACCATCATGCAGGGCGGCCCGCAGGTCAGCGGTCGGCCGATGCTGCTTGCCGGCAAGATCGATTTCTACATGGGCGGCAATCTGCTGTCGGCCTTCGACGCTGTGCAGCAGGGCATCCCGATGCGCGTCGTCGCCGCCGATTTCCAGAAAGACCCACAGGTCCTCATGTCCCAGCCGGGGCAGGGGCTGGACAAGTGGGAAGACCTCAAGAACGCCGACCAGTACATCCTCGGCGACGAGGGCGCGCAGACCTTCTTCCAGTGGATGGTGACCGAGCTCGGTTTCGATGCAGCGAAGCGCGTGCCCTACACCTTCAACCCGGCGCCCTTCATCGCCAACAAGAAGTCGATCCAGCAGGGCTATGTCACGTCCGAGCCCTTTGCGGTGCAGAAGGCGGGCGGCTTCGTGCCGAACCAGTTCCTGCTCGCCGATTATGGCTGGGAAACCTATGCGACCACGGTCGAGGTTATGCAGGACACGATCGACAAGCGGCCGGAGGTCGTGCAGTGCTTCGTCGATGGCTCGGCCAAGGGTTGGTACAACTATCTCTACGGCGACAACAAAGCCGCCAACGACATGATCAAGAAGGACAATCCGGACATGACGGATGAGCAGATCGCCTTCTCGATCGAGCAGCTGAAGAAGTTCGGCGTCGTCGATTCGGGCGATTCGGAAAAGCTCGGCATCGGCGCCATGACCGACGCGCGCATCCAGAGTTTTTACGACAAGATGGTCAAGGCCAAGGTCGCGCAGCCGGGCATCGACATCAAGAAGGCCTACACGCTGGCTTTCATCAACAAGGGCGTTGGGCTGGAGCTGAAGAAGTAA
- a CDS encoding ABC transporter ATP-binding protein gives MIQEKVAETPTASGEAPMLLSLRNVGKVFSNGVTALSKVDLAIREGDFLSLLGPSGCGKSTALRLIAGLSTPTSGQLDWRGSIDRSNIGFVFQEPTLLPWASVFDNVWLPLRLKGVSRAKAAPAVMEMLARVHLTGFENAVPRELSGGMKMRVSIARAMVTKPRILLMDEPFAALDEITRFKLNNDLLELWQDERFTVVFVTHSVFESVFLSSRVVVMAARPGRVFGELPISAPYPRDEVFRTSPDYAALCRQASDVLVDAINSTAGPHHDGH, from the coding sequence ATGATCCAGGAGAAAGTGGCTGAGACGCCGACGGCATCGGGCGAGGCCCCGATGCTGCTTTCGTTGCGCAATGTCGGCAAGGTCTTTTCCAATGGCGTGACGGCCCTGAGCAAGGTGGATCTCGCGATCCGCGAAGGCGATTTCCTGAGCCTGCTCGGCCCGTCCGGCTGCGGCAAGTCGACCGCGCTCAGGCTGATCGCAGGCCTATCGACGCCGACCTCCGGCCAGCTCGACTGGCGCGGCTCGATCGACCGCTCGAACATCGGCTTCGTCTTCCAGGAGCCGACGCTGCTGCCTTGGGCGAGCGTCTTTGACAATGTCTGGCTGCCGCTGCGGCTCAAGGGCGTGTCGCGGGCCAAGGCTGCGCCGGCGGTGATGGAGATGTTGGCGCGGGTCCATCTCACCGGTTTCGAAAATGCCGTGCCGCGCGAGCTTTCCGGCGGCATGAAGATGCGGGTGTCGATCGCGCGGGCCATGGTGACGAAGCCGCGCATCCTCCTGATGGACGAGCCGTTCGCGGCGCTGGACGAGATCACTCGCTTCAAGCTCAACAACGACCTTCTGGAGCTGTGGCAGGACGAGCGTTTCACCGTCGTCTTCGTCACCCACAGCGTCTTCGAAAGCGTGTTCCTGTCCAGCCGCGTCGTCGTCATGGCCGCGCGGCCGGGCCGCGTTTTCGGCGAGCTCCCCATCAGCGCGCCTTATCCGCGCGACGAGGTGTTCCGGACCTCACCCGACTATGCCGCGCTTTGCCGGCAGGCTTCGGACGTGCTGGTCGACGCCATCAACTCAACCGCCGGACCGCACCATGACGGCCATTGA
- a CDS encoding ABC transporter permease encodes MTAIDDIALKLDPEEARRARQERLERIGKWVLPLAIMVLAIWLWDRVCVWNDIPQYILPRPGVVLQTLHSDAGLLFSSLLVTLRITFLSLLLAVIGGVGLAVLFAQSKWMEMSFFPFAIVLQVTPIVAIFPLINIYVNNQTVKLLLCAWIVAFFPILSNTTLGLNSVDRNLRDLFKLNGATRWQQLRYLRLPAAMPYFLGGLKIAGGLSLIGAVVAEFVAGAQGQSSGLASRIIEAGYRLNAPRLFAALILISLTGILIFLVLSLVSHLILRRWHESALKQEH; translated from the coding sequence ATGACGGCCATTGATGACATTGCATTGAAGCTCGACCCCGAGGAGGCGCGCCGCGCCCGCCAGGAGCGTCTTGAGCGCATTGGCAAATGGGTGCTGCCGCTGGCGATCATGGTGCTGGCGATCTGGCTGTGGGATCGCGTCTGCGTCTGGAACGACATCCCGCAATACATCCTGCCGCGGCCGGGCGTGGTGTTGCAGACACTGCACAGCGACGCCGGCCTGTTGTTCTCCTCGCTGCTGGTGACGCTCAGGATCACCTTCCTCAGCCTTTTGCTCGCCGTCATCGGCGGCGTCGGGCTGGCGGTGCTGTTCGCACAGTCGAAATGGATGGAGATGTCGTTCTTCCCCTTCGCCATCGTGCTGCAGGTGACGCCGATCGTCGCCATCTTCCCGCTGATCAACATCTATGTGAACAACCAGACCGTCAAACTGCTGCTCTGCGCCTGGATCGTCGCCTTCTTCCCGATCCTCTCCAACACCACGCTCGGGCTGAACTCGGTCGACCGGAACCTGCGCGACCTGTTCAAGCTCAACGGCGCGACACGCTGGCAGCAATTGCGCTATTTGCGCCTGCCGGCGGCGATGCCCTATTTCCTCGGCGGGTTGAAGATCGCTGGCGGCCTGTCGCTGATCGGCGCCGTGGTCGCCGAATTCGTCGCCGGCGCGCAGGGGCAGTCGTCCGGGCTTGCCTCGCGCATCATCGAGGCCGGCTACCGGCTCAACGCGCCGCGCCTGTTCGCGGCGCTGATCCTGATCTCGCTGACCGGCATCCTGATCTTCCTGGTGCTGTCGCTGGTGTCGCATCTGATCCTGCGCCGCTGGCACGAGAGCGCCCTCAAGCAGGAGCATTAG
- a CDS encoding cytosine deaminase — protein sequence MIPASGSYQLANARVHRSLTPGLTAPFDADGFALADLVVADGKIASIAARGKCNMPADAIDLAGRIVLPCFVDCHTHIDKGHIWPRKPNPDGTFMGALNSTGADRTARWSAEDVARRMDFSLRSAYAHGTKAVRTHLDSMPPQEEISWPVFEAMREKWRGRIDLQAACLLGIEGVRDKVWFERLAKRVAAAKGVLGVVTYMVPDLEELLDQVFAEAIKHGLDLDFHADETDDVAAISLKKIAEASLWNGFEGNILVGHCCSLARQSDLEVLDTLDKVAKARIAVVSLPMCNLYLQDRRNNQTTPRWRGVTLLHEMKARGIKVAVASDNTRDPFYAYGDLDMLEVYRMATRILHFDHPVGDWPKAVAATPAEVMRLDDAGMLAVGGSADFIVFKGRSWTELLSRPESDRIVVRDGRAIERQLPDYAELDELMV from the coding sequence TTGATACCTGCCTCTGGTTCTTACCAGCTTGCCAATGCCCGCGTTCACCGTTCGCTGACGCCCGGGCTTACAGCACCGTTCGACGCGGACGGTTTCGCGCTGGCCGATCTGGTGGTCGCCGACGGCAAGATCGCGAGCATTGCAGCGCGCGGCAAATGCAACATGCCGGCCGATGCGATCGACCTCGCCGGCCGGATCGTTCTGCCGTGCTTCGTCGATTGCCATACCCATATCGACAAGGGCCATATCTGGCCGCGAAAGCCCAATCCGGACGGCACCTTCATGGGCGCACTCAATTCCACCGGCGCCGACCGGACCGCGCGCTGGAGCGCGGAGGACGTCGCGCGGCGCATGGATTTCTCGCTGCGCTCGGCCTATGCGCATGGCACCAAGGCGGTGCGCACGCATCTCGACAGCATGCCGCCGCAGGAAGAAATCTCCTGGCCTGTGTTCGAGGCGATGCGGGAAAAATGGCGCGGGCGGATCGACCTGCAGGCCGCCTGCCTGCTCGGCATCGAAGGCGTGCGCGACAAGGTCTGGTTCGAGCGGCTGGCCAAGCGCGTCGCCGCGGCCAAGGGCGTGCTCGGCGTCGTCACCTATATGGTGCCGGACCTCGAAGAACTGCTCGACCAGGTTTTCGCTGAAGCCATCAAGCACGGGCTCGACCTCGATTTCCATGCCGACGAGACCGACGATGTCGCGGCGATCTCGCTGAAGAAGATCGCCGAGGCGTCGCTTTGGAACGGTTTCGAGGGCAACATCCTGGTCGGCCATTGCTGCTCGCTGGCGCGGCAGTCGGACCTCGAGGTTCTTGATACGCTGGATAAGGTGGCGAAGGCGCGGATCGCCGTGGTGTCGCTGCCGATGTGCAACCTCTATCTGCAAGACCGCCGCAACAACCAAACGACACCGCGCTGGCGCGGGGTGACGCTGCTGCACGAGATGAAGGCGCGCGGCATCAAGGTTGCGGTCGCGTCCGACAACACGCGCGATCCGTTCTACGCCTATGGCGATCTCGACATGCTGGAAGTCTACCGCATGGCGACGCGCATCCTGCATTTCGACCATCCGGTCGGCGACTGGCCGAAGGCGGTGGCGGCGACGCCGGCGGAGGTAATGCGGCTCGATGACGCTGGGATGCTTGCCGTCGGCGGCAGCGCCGATTTCATCGTCTTCAAGGGACGGAGCTGGACCGAATTGCTGTCGCGGCCCGAATCGGATCGCATCGTGGTGCGCGACGGCAGGGCGATCGAACGCCAGCTGCCCGATTATGCCGAACTCGACGAATTGATGGTGTGA
- a CDS encoding FAD-binding oxidoreductase, with amino-acid sequence MDIAALKRDLDGIKIDDHPAIVQQKSRDFYWYSPVLKAQLDHVKGDLIVTPKNEDEVIRVLAACHRHGVPVTPRGSGTGNYGQAMPLSGGVVLNLAEMNAIKTIAPGRVVTGPGAVLAEIDKATRAHSSQELRMSPSTYNTASIGGFIAGGSGGIGSIRWGGLRDLGNVIRLRTVTMEAEPRVMELTGEEVLKVMHAYGTNGIITEVEMPLTASYDWIDVIVGFDDFMEAAGFGNDLAVQDGILAKLITPIAAPIPYDYFKRHQKFFRREQSIVVCMIAPHAMDAFVAFVRSTRGEIVFRADQEADLKGLPPAYELTWNHTTLRAIRVDPTITYLQARYPSPDHLAHVKAMVERFGDEVPAHLEFIRFDGAIGAAGLPLVRYTTEERLNEIIRVHEDNGCWIFNPHRYTLEEGGMKRTDDVQLAFKRETDPQGLLNPGKMIAWENPAYDYRSGKPFLFKGLQEAG; translated from the coding sequence ATGGATATCGCAGCGCTGAAGCGCGATCTCGACGGGATCAAGATCGACGACCATCCGGCGATCGTCCAGCAGAAGAGCCGCGACTTCTACTGGTACAGCCCGGTGCTGAAGGCACAGCTCGATCATGTCAAAGGCGATCTCATCGTCACGCCGAAGAATGAGGACGAGGTGATCCGCGTGCTCGCAGCATGTCACCGGCACGGTGTCCCGGTGACGCCGCGCGGCAGCGGCACCGGCAATTATGGGCAAGCGATGCCGCTGTCGGGCGGCGTGGTGCTCAACCTCGCCGAGATGAACGCGATCAAGACGATCGCGCCGGGACGCGTGGTGACCGGGCCTGGCGCCGTTCTGGCCGAGATCGACAAGGCGACGCGGGCGCATTCCAGCCAGGAACTGCGCATGTCGCCCTCGACCTACAACACCGCCTCGATCGGCGGCTTTATCGCCGGCGGCTCAGGCGGCATCGGCTCGATCCGCTGGGGCGGGTTGCGCGACCTCGGCAATGTCATCCGACTGCGAACGGTGACCATGGAAGCCGAGCCGCGCGTCATGGAGCTCACCGGCGAAGAGGTGCTCAAGGTCATGCATGCCTATGGTACCAACGGTATCATCACCGAGGTCGAGATGCCGCTGACGGCTTCCTACGACTGGATCGACGTCATTGTCGGCTTCGACGATTTCATGGAGGCGGCCGGCTTCGGCAACGACCTCGCCGTGCAGGACGGGATATTGGCGAAGCTGATCACGCCGATCGCCGCGCCCATTCCTTACGACTATTTCAAGCGGCACCAGAAATTCTTCCGGCGCGAGCAGAGCATCGTGGTGTGCATGATCGCGCCGCACGCGATGGACGCTTTTGTCGCCTTTGTCCGCAGCACCAGGGGCGAGATCGTGTTTCGGGCCGACCAGGAGGCCGATCTCAAAGGATTGCCGCCGGCCTATGAATTGACCTGGAACCACACGACGCTACGGGCGATCCGGGTCGATCCGACGATCACCTACCTGCAGGCGCGCTATCCGTCGCCAGATCATCTCGCCCATGTCAAGGCGATGGTCGAGCGCTTCGGCGACGAGGTGCCGGCGCATCTGGAGTTCATCCGCTTCGACGGCGCGATTGGCGCGGCCGGCCTGCCGCTGGTGCGCTACACCACGGAAGAGCGGCTCAACGAGATCATCCGCGTCCACGAGGACAATGGCTGCTGGATCTTCAACCCGCACCGCTACACGCTGGAAGAGGGCGGCATGAAGCGTACGGATGATGTGCAGCTTGCCTTCAAGCGCGAGACCGATCCGCAAGGACTGCTCAATCCCGGCAAGATGATCGCCTGGGAAAACCCCGCCTACGACTACCGCTCGGGCAAGCCCTTCCTGTTCAAGGGCCTGCAAGAGGCGGGCTGA
- a CDS encoding NAD(P)H-dependent oxidoreductase has translation MNILVLYAHPVETSFNAGLHRTIVERLAAAGHVVDDCDLYAEDFDPRLTRTERLGYHDQRSPADAVAGYIERLQNAEALVLSFPVWNYGYPAILKGFFDRVFLPGVSFKLVDGKVRPTLHNIRKLAAVTTYGGSRFRAMLMGDPPRKIVKRMLRATILPGAPVSYLAHYSMNLSTDETRNAFMAKVAASMDQF, from the coding sequence ATGAACATCCTCGTGCTCTACGCCCATCCGGTGGAGACCAGCTTCAATGCCGGCCTGCACCGGACGATCGTCGAGCGGCTCGCGGCGGCTGGCCACGTGGTCGACGATTGCGATCTCTATGCGGAGGATTTCGATCCGCGGCTGACGCGGACTGAGCGGCTTGGCTATCACGACCAGCGCAGTCCTGCAGACGCAGTCGCCGGCTACATCGAAAGATTGCAAAATGCCGAGGCGCTGGTGCTGTCCTTCCCGGTCTGGAATTACGGCTATCCGGCGATCCTGAAAGGTTTTTTCGACCGCGTCTTCCTGCCAGGCGTGTCGTTCAAGCTGGTCGATGGCAAGGTACGGCCGACGCTGCACAACATCCGCAAGCTCGCCGCCGTGACCACCTATGGCGGCAGCCGCTTTCGCGCCATGCTGATGGGCGACCCGCCGCGCAAGATCGTCAAGCGCATGCTGCGGGCCACGATTCTGCCCGGCGCTCCAGTCTCCTATCTCGCGCATTATTCGATGAACCTTTCGACCGACGAGACGCGCAACGCGTTCATGGCAAAGGTCGCGGCCAGCATGGATCAATTCTGA
- a CDS encoding NAD(P)H-dependent oxidoreductase yields the protein MRVLVVYCHPVPESYCAAIRDTAVEVLKTKGWDVRLLDLYAENFDPVMSCEERRFYNDRAPEDPALKPHFDLLMWAEAILFIYPTWWYGLPAMLKGWFDRVWATDIAFKLPAGKGRITSLMRHVTKVGVITTCGAPTWWSVVVGQPGRKTILRGMRALCATRCKTFFLAHYLMDSSTPKSRAAFLGKVRARLERF from the coding sequence ATGCGCGTGCTGGTGGTCTATTGCCATCCGGTTCCCGAAAGCTACTGCGCGGCGATCCGCGACACCGCCGTCGAGGTGCTGAAGACGAAGGGTTGGGACGTGCGGCTGCTCGACCTCTATGCCGAGAATTTCGATCCGGTGATGAGCTGCGAGGAGCGACGCTTCTACAATGACCGGGCGCCGGAAGATCCGGCGCTCAAGCCGCACTTCGATCTTCTTATGTGGGCAGAAGCGATCCTCTTCATCTATCCGACCTGGTGGTATGGCCTGCCGGCGATGCTGAAGGGCTGGTTCGACCGTGTCTGGGCGACGGACATCGCCTTCAAGCTGCCGGCCGGCAAGGGGCGGATCACGTCGCTGATGCGGCATGTCACCAAGGTCGGCGTCATCACCACCTGCGGCGCGCCGACCTGGTGGAGCGTCGTCGTCGGCCAGCCCGGCCGCAAGACGATCCTGCGCGGCATGCGGGCGCTCTGCGCCACGCGCTGCAAGACGTTCTTCCTGGCGCATTATCTGATGGATTCGTCGACGCCGAAGAGCCGGGCGGCGTTTCTGGGGAAGGTGAGGGCGAGGCTGGAGAGGTTTTGA
- a CDS encoding IS481 family transposase, translated as MPFYEVSMMDQKREFVEFASREWANVRELCRRFGISPTTGYKWLERYRSEGPAGLVERSRRPHLSPQRTASAIEARVLQVRDESNDVWGGRKIRQAMKRHGELVIPAARTITAILRRHDRLTEATAAQHPGPWQRFEREAPNELWQIDFKGHFAIHGGRCHPLTTLDDHSRFNLVLSACGDEQGRTVRRELEITFRRYGLPLAMLMDGGSPWSDSGGEPYTGFSVWLLRLGIRVLHGRPRHPQTQGKEERFHRTLKAEVINGRSFGDLAECQRAFDRWRPRYNYERPHEALDMATPAERYRPSPRSFPDVLPAIEYAPGDQVRKVDSDGFISFRNRPWRLGKAFRGELVALRPTVEDGVFSVHYCSHRIATLNLRQGASETCGLVDNAERCPQGPQAEQQKQPSSS; from the coding sequence ATGCCGTTTTACGAGGTGTCCATGATGGATCAGAAGCGAGAGTTCGTGGAGTTTGCCTCGCGAGAGTGGGCGAATGTGCGTGAACTTTGTCGACGGTTCGGGATAAGTCCGACGACCGGCTATAAGTGGCTCGAGCGATACCGGTCGGAAGGGCCGGCTGGATTGGTCGAACGATCGCGTCGCCCGCACTTGAGCCCGCAACGCACCGCTTCGGCAATTGAGGCAAGGGTGTTGCAGGTACGCGACGAGAGCAACGACGTCTGGGGCGGTCGCAAGATCAGACAGGCGATGAAGAGACATGGCGAACTCGTCATCCCGGCGGCGAGGACGATCACCGCGATCCTGCGTCGTCATGATCGGCTGACGGAGGCGACAGCAGCGCAACATCCGGGACCATGGCAGCGCTTCGAGCGGGAGGCTCCCAACGAGCTGTGGCAGATTGACTTCAAGGGTCACTTCGCCATCCATGGCGGGCGCTGCCATCCGCTCACCACGCTCGACGATCACTCGCGCTTCAACCTGGTGCTGTCCGCCTGCGGCGACGAGCAGGGCCGGACGGTACGCCGGGAGCTGGAGATTACCTTTCGCCGCTATGGCTTGCCGCTGGCGATGCTGATGGACGGCGGCTCGCCGTGGAGCGATTCCGGCGGTGAGCCTTACACCGGCTTCAGCGTCTGGCTGTTGCGGCTCGGCATCCGCGTGCTGCACGGTCGGCCGCGCCATCCGCAGACCCAAGGCAAGGAAGAACGCTTCCATCGCACACTCAAGGCCGAGGTGATCAACGGGCGAAGCTTCGGCGATCTCGCCGAGTGCCAGCGAGCCTTCGATCGGTGGCGCCCGCGCTATAACTACGAACGACCACACGAAGCACTCGACATGGCCACGCCGGCCGAGCGCTACCGGCCGAGCCCGCGCAGCTTTCCCGACGTCCTGCCCGCGATCGAGTACGCACCGGGCGACCAGGTTCGCAAGGTCGACAGTGATGGCTTCATCAGCTTCAGGAACCGACCCTGGCGACTCGGCAAGGCATTCCGCGGCGAGCTGGTGGCGCTTCGCCCGACCGTCGAGGATGGTGTCTTCAGCGTGCACTACTGCTCGCATCGAATTGCCACCCTGAACCTACGTCAGGGCGCAAGCGAGACCTGTGGACTTGTGGACAACGCTGAGCGTTGCCCACAGGGTCCACAGGCCGAACAACAAAAACAACCCAGCAGTTCGTGA